ACAATCCTCACGCCAACCTAGGGCTGGAACCACATGAAAAAGAATATATATTAACAAAATGAACTAAATGTAGATCTAGTATGTGTTGACATACGTTGCGTCCTATGACCTAAACATGATTTAATACACACAATCCTTACATTCTGCCAACCTAGGGACACAATCCTTACGCCAACCTAGGGACACAATCCTTACGCCAACCTAGGGACACAATCCTTACGCCAACCTACGGACACAATCCTTACGCCAACCTAGGAACACAATCCTAACATGCTGTCGCGTGTCGAGTTTCACGCGGATCGCTCAAGTATATCATGTCGTTGACCAAATGTCGGGGGGAAAAAataacagaagaaaagaaaaaaccttGACAAACACTATGTGACCACGGTGGTCATACGTTCAAATAATATCAGTGACCAGCATTTCATTTGAAGctaacacattgtgtgtgtttgtgtgtctgtgtctgtgtgtgtctgtgtctgacagaACATCATCAAGAAGGTGATTGGGCAGAAGTTTGTGTACAAGTTTGTGTCGTTCCCTGACATCCTGAAGATGGACCCTCAGGCGGTGGAGCTTGGCAGAGACGGGGGCGTGTCTCTTCTCCAGGAGGTGGAGTCAgatgggggagaaggggaggagccTCTGAGAAACCCCGCCCACAGGAACGAGTACCTGCACTCCGGCCTCTACTCCTCCTTCACCGTCAGCTCTCTCCAGGCCCCGCCCCCTCACATGCGGCCAATCAAAGTGGAGACACAGAGGGGGGCGGAGCGGGTGGAGGCGGAAGGGGGCCGGACCGTCATCCGATTCGTCAACCGGCAGGAGAGAGGCGGGGCTCAGACTGTGgtgtccctcccctcctctcctcctcccgccTGCTCCTCCGCTGacgtcttcttctcctcctcctccaagccCTCTCCTcgctccccctccttctcctcccgctccccatccccctccccctcgcaCAGTCCGGCCTATCAGCTGCATCAGGGGCGGAGCCCCGAGGCTGAGATGGACGAATCAGAGCAAAATGCTCAGCCCCTCAacctctcctccaatcacagGGAGCGTGCTCAGCTTCAGGCTCCGCCCAATGGACTTCCACCCAAAACCAGGAAGCCCAGAGGCCTGGaaatctcctccccctccatcctaTTGGCTGGAAGTGACATAGGCTCCATCGCCCTGAATAGCCCCGCCCTCCCCTCAGGGTCGCTCACTCCAGCTTTCTTTGCacaggtgagaaacacacacacacacacacacacacacacacacacacacacacacacactactcatatATTACATGAACACTGTTATTCCAAGCTCTCTTtgctctgtgtgaatatgtgtgtgtgtgtgtgtgtgcacgtgcgtgcgttAGTATGTGCATGCaaacgcgcgcgtgtgtgggtgtgtgtttgtgcgttagTATGTGcatgcaggcgtgtgtgtgtgtgtgtgtgtgtgtgtgtgaatgtgtgtgaatgtgtgtgtatgtgtctaggCAGTATGACATTAGTAGAGGTGGGGATtgtggaagaagagagagggttgaagatgaggaagaagagagagggttgaagatgaggaagaagagagagggttgaagatgaggaagaagagagagggatgaagatgaggaagaagagagagggacgaagatgaggaagaagagagagggttgaagatgaggaagaagagagagggacgaagatgaggaagaagagagagggatgaagatgaggaagaaga
The sequence above is drawn from the Clupea harengus chromosome 16, Ch_v2.0.2, whole genome shotgun sequence genome and encodes:
- the elk3 gene encoding ETS domain-containing protein Elk-3, coding for MESAITLWQFLLQLLLDQSHKHLISWTSNDGEFKLLRSEEVAKLWGLRKNKTNMNYDKLSRALRYYYDKNIIKKVIGQKFVYKFVSFPDILKMDPQAVELGRDGGVSLLQEVESDGGEGEEPLRNPAHRNEYLHSGLYSSFTVSSLQAPPPHMRPIKVETQRGAERVEAEGGRTVIRFVNRQERGGAQTVVSLPSSPPPACSSADVFFSSSSKPSPRSPSFSSRSPSPSPSHSPAYQLHQGRSPEAEMDESEQNAQPLNLSSNHRERAQLQAPPNGLPPKTRKPRGLEISSPSILLAGSDIGSIALNSPALPSGSLTPAFFAQTPSGLLLAPSPLLSSIHFWSSLSPVAPLSPARLQGHSSLFQFPTLLHGPLPVPLSSLDVPSSMSPLLLSSSAQKS